In Nicotiana tabacum cultivar K326 chromosome 17, ASM71507v2, whole genome shotgun sequence, one DNA window encodes the following:
- the LOC142171882 gene encoding uncharacterized protein LOC142171882: MVTSWILNSLSKDIADSVKYAKNDVELWRELEDRYEQTNGARLYQIQKEINDLSQGVLDITENMHKAEQDRRLIQFLMGLNGIYTVVRGSILMMNPQPTLAQVFSLLIQDEKQREIKPNNQIFLESTSLNVNTSKPGTYRTNYPANNNFTGGNMPRPFCDYYKRSGHTKDKCYKLYGVPSELWKFTHSKIKCRTEHESSCKV, encoded by the exons ATGGTAACGTCTTGGATACTAAATTCACTCTCCAAAGACATTGCAGACAGTGTGAAATATGCTAAGAATGATGTTGAACTGTGGAGAGAGTTGGAGGATCGCTATGAGCAAACTAATGGTGCTAGGCTGTACCAAATCCAAAAGGAAATAAATGATCTGTCCCAGGGTGTGCTGGACATTACAG AGAACATGCACAAGGCCGAGCAGGACAGGAGATTAATACAGTTCCTCATGGGACTTAATGGGATCTACACTGTCGTCCGTGGAAGCATTCTTATGATGAATCCGCAGCCAACTCTTGCACAAGTTTTTTCACTACTCATTCAAGATGAGAAGCAAAGAGAGATCAAACCAAATAACCAAATATTTCTTGAGTCTACTTCCCTAAATGTCAACACATCAAAACCCGGTACCTACAGAACAAATTACCCTGCCAATAACAATTTCACTGGAGGCAATATGCCTCGACCATTTTGTGACTACTATAAGAGATCAGGGCATACCAAGGATAAGTGTTACAAACTGTACGGGGTACCCTCAGAGCTTTGGAAATTCACACACTCAAAGATCAAATGCAGGACAGAACATGAATCAAGTTGCAAGGTTTAA
- the LOC107794369 gene encoding putative isoprenylcysteine alpha-carbonyl methylesterase ICMEL2 isoform X1, with translation MAMENEGENEQLLSRASTLPSNLLTNNYKRRRKPLNKTKSTPATAGLCRQGSFSREIGHAAAETYLITRLSFKLLSYLGLGYRWITRLLGLALYAMLLMPGFLQVAYYYFFSPLVRRSVVYGDQPRNRLDLYLPENINSPKPVVAFVTGGAWIIGYKAWGSLLGKQLSEHDIIVACIDYRNFPQGTIGDMVEDVSQGISFVCSTIADYGGDPNRIYLMGQSAGAHISSCALMKQAIKESRGESVSWSASQIKAYFGLSGGYNLPNLVDHFNNRGLYRSIFLSIMEGEESLRNFSPEMMVQDQSSKAAIRLLPHVILFHGTSDSSIPSDSSKTFVDTLCGVGAQAELILYDGKTHTDLFLQDPLRGGKDDLFDHIVAYIHANDKDALAKDAMAPPRRRLVPEILLKLARRISPF, from the exons ATGGCGATGGAGAATGAAGGGGAAAATGAACAATTATTATCTAGGGCTTCTACTTTGCCTTCAAATTTACTTACAAATAATTACAAAAGGAGGAGAAAACCATTGAACAAGACTAAGTCCACGCCTGCAACTGCAGGATTGTGTCGTCAAGGATCTTTTAGCCGTGAAATTGGGCACGCTGCTGCTGAGACCTATTTGATTACTCGCCTTAGTTTCAAGCTTCTTAGCTATCTCGG GTTAGGTTATCGATGGATTACAAGACTTTTGGGTCTTGCCTTATATGCAATGCTACTTATGCCTGGTTTTCTCCAAG TTGcatattattatttcttttcacCGCTGGTCCGGCGAAGTGTTGTCTATGGTGATCAACCTAGGAATAg GTTGGACTTATATCTACCGGAAAATATAAACAGCCCTAAGCCAGTTGTGGCATTTGTAACAGGTGGAGCATGGATTATTGG GTACAAGGCCTGGGGTTCTCTCTTAGGAAAGCAATTATCAGAACATGACATCATAGTAGCATGCATTGATTACAG AAACTTTCCCCAGGGAACAATAGGCGATATGGTGGAAGATGTTTCTCAGGGAATCTCATTTGTTTGCAGCACCATAGCTGATTACGGTGGTGATCCAAACAG gatttatctcatgGGTCAATCTGCTGGTGCACATATCTCTTCCTGTGCTCTTATGAAGCAGGCAATCAAAGAATCTAGAGGAGAAAGTGTTTCTTGGAGCGCCTCCCAGATAAAAGCTTATTTTGGTTTATCAGGCGG GTACAATTTACCCAATTTAGTTGATCATTTCAATAATAGAGGGTTATATCGCTCAATTTTCTTGAG TATAATGGAAGGGGAAGAATCATTGCGAAATTTCTCTCCTGAAATGATGGTACAGGATCAGAGCTCTAAAGCAGCTATCCGTTTGCTGCCTCACGTTATCCTATTTCATGGTACTTCAGATAGCTCCATTCCATCGGATTCAAG TAAAACATTTGTAGATACACTTTGCGGAGTGGGAGCTCAAGCTGAACTGATTTTGTATGATGGAAAAACTCACACAGATTTATTCCTTCAA GATCCTCTAAGAGGTGGTAAAGATGATCTTTTTGACCATATAGTAGCATATATACATGCTAATGACAAAGATGCTCTTGCTAAGGATGCTATGGCACCTCCAAGAAGGCGGCTTGTCCCCGAAATCTTGTTGAAGTTAGCTCGCAGGATCAGCCCTTTTTGA
- the LOC107794369 gene encoding putative isoprenylcysteine alpha-carbonyl methylesterase ICMEL2 isoform X2: MAMENEGENEQLLSRASTLPSNLLTNNYKRRRKPLNKTKSTPATAGLCRQGSFSREIGHAAAETYLITRLSFKLLSYLGLGYRWITRLLGLALYAMLLMPGFLQVAYYYFFSPLVRRSVVYGDQPRNRLDLYLPENINSPKPVVAFVTGGAWIIGYKAWGSLLGKQLSEHDIIVACIDYRNFPQGTIGDMVEDVSQGISFVCSTIADYGGDPNRIYLMGQSAGAHISSCALMKQAIKESRGESVSWSASQIKAYFGLSGGYNLPNLVDHFNNRGLYRSIFLSIMEGEESLRNFSPEMMVQDQSSKAAIRLLPHVILFHGTSDSSIPSDSREIPIQTEP; this comes from the exons ATGGCGATGGAGAATGAAGGGGAAAATGAACAATTATTATCTAGGGCTTCTACTTTGCCTTCAAATTTACTTACAAATAATTACAAAAGGAGGAGAAAACCATTGAACAAGACTAAGTCCACGCCTGCAACTGCAGGATTGTGTCGTCAAGGATCTTTTAGCCGTGAAATTGGGCACGCTGCTGCTGAGACCTATTTGATTACTCGCCTTAGTTTCAAGCTTCTTAGCTATCTCGG GTTAGGTTATCGATGGATTACAAGACTTTTGGGTCTTGCCTTATATGCAATGCTACTTATGCCTGGTTTTCTCCAAG TTGcatattattatttcttttcacCGCTGGTCCGGCGAAGTGTTGTCTATGGTGATCAACCTAGGAATAg GTTGGACTTATATCTACCGGAAAATATAAACAGCCCTAAGCCAGTTGTGGCATTTGTAACAGGTGGAGCATGGATTATTGG GTACAAGGCCTGGGGTTCTCTCTTAGGAAAGCAATTATCAGAACATGACATCATAGTAGCATGCATTGATTACAG AAACTTTCCCCAGGGAACAATAGGCGATATGGTGGAAGATGTTTCTCAGGGAATCTCATTTGTTTGCAGCACCATAGCTGATTACGGTGGTGATCCAAACAG gatttatctcatgGGTCAATCTGCTGGTGCACATATCTCTTCCTGTGCTCTTATGAAGCAGGCAATCAAAGAATCTAGAGGAGAAAGTGTTTCTTGGAGCGCCTCCCAGATAAAAGCTTATTTTGGTTTATCAGGCGG GTACAATTTACCCAATTTAGTTGATCATTTCAATAATAGAGGGTTATATCGCTCAATTTTCTTGAG TATAATGGAAGGGGAAGAATCATTGCGAAATTTCTCTCCTGAAATGATGGTACAGGATCAGAGCTCTAAAGCAGCTATCCGTTTGCTGCCTCACGTTATCCTATTTCATGGTACTTCAGATAGCTCCATTCCATCGGATTCAAG ggaaataccgatccaaaccgaaccgtGA
- the LOC107794368 gene encoding transmembrane ascorbate ferrireductase 2: MCFSYCLMQVHPVLMVISLVLLNGEAMLAYKTVSGTKSFRKLVHLVLQFMAFFLSLIGVWAAWKFHIDKGIDNFYSLHSWLGLACLFLFGVQWAAGFATFWYPGGSRNSRASLLPWHVFFGIYIYALAIVTCATGILEKATFLQASHIISRYSTEALLVNCLGVLIVVLGGLVILAIVSPMNGKGDIHRELAE, translated from the exons ATGTGCTTTTCATATTGTCTCATGCAGGTTCATCCTGTTTTAATGGTAATCAGCCTCGTCCTTCTAAATGGTGAAG CAATGCTGGCGTACAAGACAGTCTCAGGAACAAAGAGCTTCCGGAAATTAGTTCATCTTGTCCTGCAATTCATGGCTTTCTTTTTGAGTCTAATTGGTGTTTGGGCTGCTTGGAAGTTTCATATTGACAAAGGAATCGACAACTTTTATAGTCTTCACTCATGGTTGGGCTTAGCTTGCCTTTTTCTATTTGGTGTCCAG TGGGCTGCTGGTTTTGCAACCTTCTGGTATCCAGGTGGTTCAAGGAACAGTAGAGCGAGTCTCCTACCGTGGCATGTCTTTTTTGGCATATACATATATGCCCTTGCTATTGTTACTTGTGCTACTGGCATCTTAGAGAAAGCTACATTCCTTCAAGCAAGCCACATAATATCACGCTACTCCACCGAGGCATTGCTAGTGAACTGTTTGGGCGTCTTGATTGTTGTTTTGGGTGGACTGGTTATTCTTGCCATAGTCTCTCCAATGAATGGAAAAGGTGACATTCACAGGGAACTAGCAGAATAA